AGATCCGGGAGTTTTACGATTGCATCCTGGGGGACCGGCCGGTGGCGATCGACGGCGTCGAGGGCAAAAAAGCGCTGGCCATGGTGCTGGGGGTCTACCGGTCCTCGCGCGAGAACCGGAGAATCTTCCTGGAGAAAGGAATGGGACAATGAAGCCGCTCACACTCGATTATTCAAATATGCTGGCCCATGTGACAGAGAAGGATTTGGAGGCGGCGATCGCCGGGCAGCGGACCCGGTTGGAAGGGCTGCTGGACCCGCCGGCCGCCCAATCCGAGATGCTCGGCTGGGTGAATGTCGATGGTTGCACCGGCGCGGCGCTGGTGAGCCGGATCACGGAGACGGCCCGGGAGATCCGGGAAAACGCCGAGGTGTTCCTGCTGATCGGCGTGGGCGGCTCCAATCAGGGGGCGCGGGCGGTCATCAAAGCCTTGCAGCCGGACGGAATACCGGAGATCCTCTATGCCGGCAACAATCTTTCCCCGCGCTATCTCGAACGAATCCTGGCCCAAATCCGGGGCAGATCAGTCTATGCCAATGTGATCGCCAAAAATTTCGCCACCCTGGAACCGGGGATCTGCTTCCGCATCATTCGTCAATTTATGGAAGCGGCCTACGGGAAGGAAGCAGCCGCCGCGCGGATCATCGCCACCGGTTCTCCGGATGGCAGCAGCCTGGAACGGCTGGCCTCGGCCAAGGGCTATCGCTTTCTGCCGTTTCCGCCGGATGTCGGCGGCCGGTTTTCGGTGCTCAGCGCGGTCGGGCTGTTGCCGATCGCGGTCAGCGGCGTCCCCATTCAGGAACTGCTCCAAGGGGCGCGGGACATGGCGCGGCTCCTTAAAACCCAGCCGCTCACCGAAAACATCGCGGTGCGGTACGGAGTGGCCCGCAATCTGCTATTGGCGAAGCGCTTCCGCCTGGAGATCCTGGCCTATTTCGAACCGCTGCTGAAATACTTCGCCAAATGGTGGGTCCAGCTTTTCGGGGAGAGCGAGGGGAAGGATGGCACGGGTATTTTCCCGGCCGCCTGTTCATTCAGCGAGGATCTGCATGCGCTGGGCCAGTATATCCAGGACGGCCGCAAAATGATCTTTGAAACCTTTATCAATCTGGAGGAGCCCGGGGCCAGGCTGCCGATCCCCGCAGACCACGGCACGGCGGATGGCTTTGATTATCTGGACGGCAAAGATTTTACCGACTTGAACAAGATCGCCTTTGAGGCGACGGTTAGGGCGCACGTCGCCGGTGGGGTTCCGGCGCTGATCCTCAATGTCCCGGCATTGACCCCTTATTATCTGGGGCAGCTGTTCTATTTCTTCGAGTATGCCTGCTATATCTCCGCCACCATCCTGGGGGTCAATCCCTTTGACCAACCCGGCGTGGAGGCCTATAAGACCCATATGTTCAGCCAGTTGAAGCGCAAAAACAACCCGTAACGCCAGGAACAGCCGGGCTTGGCGGAAACGGATGTTGATGACGGACGGGAAGGAACTCTCAGAGCGAATTCCAGTCCTTCTTTTTTAAATGCTGATAATGTTTGTAGCAGAGGTAAAAACAGCCGTAGACCAACGGGAAGCGATAGATTCCTCTCCAGTGGGTCTCAACGATCAAGCCGGCTTTCGTCAGAAAAACGCCGATATACACCCCGAGCCAGGCGTAGGAGGAAAGATAAAGCGGCAAAACATACCATTCTTTCCGGGCCGGCAGGAAGTGCAGGAACAGCATCACCGCCGCGGCCCAGGATAGGTTGATGAAAAAGGGCGAACCCCAGAGCTCAAACGGCTCGGCGTGGATATAGTGATAAAGGTTCAATGCCTTAAATAGCATAACGAGGATCGTATCCAGACCGGTCCCCCAGAGCAGGCTGAACCAGAAGGTCCGCTGCAACTCTTTGCGGGGGACGAAGGCCAGGACGAAAAATAACATGACGAGGGCAAAAACCGGATAATACAAGCGATTGGATAACTCCACCGCAATACTCCTCAAACCTGGAATAATTCTATTATCCGTACCCCTGGCCAATTTATGCGGTTTTGTCGAGCCGGCTCCTTAGAGATCTTGGTCCGCCACGCCGCCCAGCCAAGCGGCGACCGGACCGATGGCCCTCCCGACGCATCCCGGCTCGAATGGGTTCTCGAGATTGGCCAGTCGCACCAACTCCAGGAAGGACTTGCTCCCGCCGGCCTTGCACAGCCGCAGATAATCCTGCCAGGCCGTAGCGCGGTCGTCCCGGGACTTGCTCCAGAATTGGAAGGCGCAGACTTGAGCCAGGGTGTAATCGATATAGTAGAACGGGTTGCCGAAGATGTGGCCCTGCCGGAACCAGAAACCGCCCCGGTTCAACAGGTCATTATCGGCATAATCGCGGTGCGGCAGGTACTTGCGCTCAATGGCCCGCCAGGCCTGTTTGCGCTCGGCCGGGGTCGCCGCCGGGTTTTCGTAGACCCAGTGCTGAAACTCGTCGACGCTCACGCCGTAGGGGATGAATAACAAAGCCCCGCTCAAATGGGCAAACTTGTATTTGGCCTCATCCTCCCGGAAAAAGAGCTTCATCCAAGGCCAGGTCAGAAACTCCATGCTCATGGAATGGATCTCGCACGCCTCCAGCGTCGGCCAGATATACTCCGGCACTTCATAATCCCGGCTCAGGTAGACCTGGAAGGCGTGGCCCGCTTCGTGGGTGAGGACATCCACGTCATCGGAGGTGCCGTTGAAATTGGAGAAGATGAACGGCGCGCGGTGGAGGTTGATATAGGTGCAGTAACCGCCGCCCGCCTTATTGGGACGGGTGACCAGATCCAGCAGCTCGTGCTCGACCATGAAGCGGAAAAAGCGGTCCGTCTCCGGCGAGAGCTCCCGGTACATGGTCCGGCCGTTGGCCAGGATCCAGGCGGCGTCCCCCTTGGGCACGGCGTTGCCGCTCAGAAACTCCAGGGGTTCGTCATAGTATTTCAGCGCATCCAGCTTCAAGCGTCCGGCCTGGCGCTGCCGCAAGCGGGTCGCCAACGGGACGACGGCCTCCAGCACCTGGCGGCGGTAACCCGCCACCAGCGCCGCGTCGTAATCGGACCGGCTGAGCCGGGCGTACCCCAATGCGACGAAATTCTGGAAACCCAACTTCCGGGCGATGCCATCCCTGACCTTGACCAAGCCGTCGTAGATCGCGTCGAATTCCGCCTCGTGTTCCAGGAAGAAGCCGGTGTAGGCTTCCTGGGCCTTTTTGCGGAGGGCCCGGTCCGGGGACTGCATGAAGGGGCTCATCTGGGAGAGGTTGCGGGTTTCCCCTTCGAATAAAATCTTGGCCGAGGCCCGCAGCTTGGTGTACTGGCTGGATAGCTTGTTCTCCTGCTGGAGGTCGGCCATGATCGCGGGCGCAAAGGTCTTCAGCTTCAGCTCGGCGAGGCGGAAAAGCTGACGGCCCCATTTTTCCTTCATGGCCGGACGGTAGGGTGAATCGACCAAAGCCCGGTAAAAGCGGTCGACCAGGCTTTCATAGACCGGGCCGCTCTCGTCGAAGAAATCGTTCTCCTGGTCGTAGTATTCATCGGCGGTATCCATCGAATGGCGGATATGCACCAGCGTGCTCATGGTCTCAAACTCGTTGCGCAAGGCAGTGATGGCCGACATCACTCGGTCCTGATCGCTGAAAGAAGCGGCCGCTTCGAAATGGCGGAGCAACTCCTGAAACTCCGCTTGAAAGCGGTCCATATCCGGGCGGCGGTACGGGTACTCTGAAAAAGTGGACATCTGATCTTCCTCCTGGCGGTATCCCTAGTCTTTTGCAAAACAGTTGGCATCATGCTTCTTCTATAAATATAGCAGAGCGGATGGAATAATTCTAAAAAAACTTGCGGCTAACGTTGACTTTTTGGAGATCCGCTCCCGGTTTCAGTCCGTTCCGGCCGCGCGCCGGTCTCAAACGGAGAGTATCGGATCCGGCAGGGGGATGGGGATGACTTCCACCGCGAATGGTTTGAAGATGGCGTCCCGGTATTTTTCGGACAGCGTCTCCAGGTAACGCTGGAGCCATCCTCCGATATAGGCGACGAGCAGCTGGCCCTCATCCGGCGTCGCGCCTTCCAAGATTGCCAAGGTGATCAAGGTTTCGACGACCAGCGGTTGATCCGTTTCCATGGCGTTTCAGCCTCCAGAGATGCATTTTGGGAGAAGATATGAAGGGGGCTGCCTCTAGGTAGAGGCAGCCCTGGTTGTCTAGCACTCGTGAGCGGAAATGATCAGAATCTGGAAGGGCAGTTTCTTTTCCAGGAAGAATGTTTGGTGATTGAGAGTCACGAATTTCTCGACATCAATGAAGCCAGTAATGGCGGTACCCGGTAATTTACCTACCCGGAACGCCTGATCCTCACTGATGATCTTGATGAGCGGCTCGTAAGTTTTGTTCACAGGAGCTTCATATCCGGCGCTATCCATTCAAATTCACTCCTCTCATATCTGGCCTTCAAGGGATATCCCTTTCACAAAATATGTGCCGGAAAATAAAAAAGTTCATGCTGGAATGCAATTCATTATAAATTCATAACGTTTGATGACATTTATATCCCGGCCGAAAAATTCTATGATTTTTGAAGCCGGGTGCCGGAAACGCCGAACTGCATAGAATTTCAGGAATTCTTCAAACTTATGTCTTTTCCGTACCTTTTGTGAAAAGCCGAAATCTCCCGGTTAAAATCCTATTTTTTTTAACGTTCCGCCGCCGCCTTTCCTAGAAGCGTTGTGATAAACCCTGTCTGAAGGACAGGGTGAACACAAAAGCACAGAGAAGCAAGGGATAAAGTCGGTTTTAACATTCTTTTGCAGGTCGGACCGAACTGAAAGAGACTTGATCCCATGGCTTCTAGAGGTTCATGACAAACGGCTTTCCTTCATCGAGTACCGAATGAAGCACCGGCATCCACTGGCTGATGGGGATCTTCTGGGGACACTTGGTCTCGCACGCGC
This Hydrogenispora ethanolica DNA region includes the following protein-coding sequences:
- a CDS encoding glucose-6-phosphate isomerase, producing the protein MKPLTLDYSNMLAHVTEKDLEAAIAGQRTRLEGLLDPPAAQSEMLGWVNVDGCTGAALVSRITETAREIRENAEVFLLIGVGGSNQGARAVIKALQPDGIPEILYAGNNLSPRYLERILAQIRGRSVYANVIAKNFATLEPGICFRIIRQFMEAAYGKEAAAARIIATGSPDGSSLERLASAKGYRFLPFPPDVGGRFSVLSAVGLLPIAVSGVPIQELLQGARDMARLLKTQPLTENIAVRYGVARNLLLAKRFRLEILAYFEPLLKYFAKWWVQLFGESEGKDGTGIFPAACSFSEDLHALGQYIQDGRKMIFETFINLEEPGARLPIPADHGTADGFDYLDGKDFTDLNKIAFEATVRAHVAGGVPALILNVPALTPYYLGQLFYFFEYACYISATILGVNPFDQPGVEAYKTHMFSQLKRKNNP
- a CDS encoding M3 family oligoendopeptidase, with the translated sequence MSTFSEYPYRRPDMDRFQAEFQELLRHFEAAASFSDQDRVMSAITALRNEFETMSTLVHIRHSMDTADEYYDQENDFFDESGPVYESLVDRFYRALVDSPYRPAMKEKWGRQLFRLAELKLKTFAPAIMADLQQENKLSSQYTKLRASAKILFEGETRNLSQMSPFMQSPDRALRKKAQEAYTGFFLEHEAEFDAIYDGLVKVRDGIARKLGFQNFVALGYARLSRSDYDAALVAGYRRQVLEAVVPLATRLRQRQAGRLKLDALKYYDEPLEFLSGNAVPKGDAAWILANGRTMYRELSPETDRFFRFMVEHELLDLVTRPNKAGGGYCTYINLHRAPFIFSNFNGTSDDVDVLTHEAGHAFQVYLSRDYEVPEYIWPTLEACEIHSMSMEFLTWPWMKLFFREDEAKYKFAHLSGALLFIPYGVSVDEFQHWVYENPAATPAERKQAWRAIERKYLPHRDYADNDLLNRGGFWFRQGHIFGNPFYYIDYTLAQVCAFQFWSKSRDDRATAWQDYLRLCKAGGSKSFLELVRLANLENPFEPGCVGRAIGPVAAWLGGVADQDL